The following proteins come from a genomic window of Rutidosis leptorrhynchoides isolate AG116_Rl617_1_P2 chromosome 10, CSIRO_AGI_Rlap_v1, whole genome shotgun sequence:
- the LOC139871836 gene encoding TGACG-sequence-specific DNA-binding protein TGA-2.1-like isoform X1, producing MDSTGKKGEHAPLNNLQKPVKDVVDAGSDLSEKLKLKRAKSAESSKRTRDRQKAYIEQIELLMQQQRKHIESLIKEQNEAKKCVDSKADITNFGQIYRDWSYKFDNLIASLQRQMYLNSNPDHISPVIQLLNDHYLELLTTKKNAAKICVMSIINVTWMSPTLSCVMWIGGIRPSDIIKIILNHIELSNQQLEKIELLKVQTIEQEKTITYQVNTLKDEISEIFGGSKFVDRGDHEAMSNFKNNMFKQIGRLSAMKIYLNQADTLRTVTYKKLQTVLTLTQIGITFIAVHKHVKRLYTWTNLRESRPNV from the exons ATGGATTCGACAG GAAAAAAAGGAGAACATGCACCACTAAATAATTTACAGAAACCTGTTAAGGATGTTGTTGATGCAGGTTCTGATTTATCAGAAAAG CTCAAACTGAAGAGAGCAAAATCGGCTGAATCATCTAAGCGAACTAGAGATCGACAGAAG GCTTATATTGAACAGATCGAATTATTGATGCAACAACAAAGGAAACATATTGAATCGTTAATCAAAGAACAAAATGAG GCGAAGAAATGTGTCGATTCTAAAGCAG aTATCACAAACTTTGGTCAAATTTATCGAGATTGGTCTTATAAATTTGACAATCTAATAGCATCGTTACAACGCCAAATGTATTTAAATAGCAATCCTGATCACATTTCCCCTGTGATTCAATTATTAAATGACCATTATTTGGAATTATTAACTACAAAAAAAAATGCCGCAAAAATTTGTGTGATGTCAATCATCAACGTCACATGGATGTCACCTACATTATCTTGTGTAATGTGGATTGGTGGAATTAGACCTTCTGATATAATTAAG ATAATCCTCAACCACATTGAGTTGTCAAATCAACAACTTGAAAAAATTGAACTTTTGAAAGTCCAAACTATTGAACAAGAGAAAACTATTACATATCAAGTCAATACGTTGAAAGATGAGATATCAGAAATATTTGGAGGTAGCAAATTTGTCGATAGAGGTGATCATGAGGCTATGTCGAATTTCAAAAacaatatgtttaaacaaattggtAGATTATCAGCTATGAAAATTTACTTAAATCAG GCTGATACTCTAAGGACCGTAACTTATAAGAAGCTGCAAACCGTACTTACATTAACACAAATTGGCATCACTTTTATAGCTGTTCATAAACATGTCAAGCGGCTATACACTTGGACAAATTTGCGGGAAAGTAGACCAAATGTGTGA
- the LOC139871836 gene encoding TGACG-sequence-specific DNA-binding protein TGA-2.1-like isoform X2, which yields MMKAGKKGEHAPLNNLQKPVKDVVDAGSDLSEKLKLKRAKSAESSKRTRDRQKAYIEQIELLMQQQRKHIESLIKEQNEAKKCVDSKADITNFGQIYRDWSYKFDNLIASLQRQMYLNSNPDHISPVIQLLNDHYLELLTTKKNAAKICVMSIINVTWMSPTLSCVMWIGGIRPSDIIKIILNHIELSNQQLEKIELLKVQTIEQEKTITYQVNTLKDEISEIFGGSKFVDRGDHEAMSNFKNNMFKQIG from the exons ATGATGAAAGCAGGAAAAAAAGGAGAACATGCACCACTAAATAATTTACAGAAACCTGTTAAGGATGTTGTTGATGCAGGTTCTGATTTATCAGAAAAG CTCAAACTGAAGAGAGCAAAATCGGCTGAATCATCTAAGCGAACTAGAGATCGACAGAAG GCTTATATTGAACAGATCGAATTATTGATGCAACAACAAAGGAAACATATTGAATCGTTAATCAAAGAACAAAATGAG GCGAAGAAATGTGTCGATTCTAAAGCAG aTATCACAAACTTTGGTCAAATTTATCGAGATTGGTCTTATAAATTTGACAATCTAATAGCATCGTTACAACGCCAAATGTATTTAAATAGCAATCCTGATCACATTTCCCCTGTGATTCAATTATTAAATGACCATTATTTGGAATTATTAACTACAAAAAAAAATGCCGCAAAAATTTGTGTGATGTCAATCATCAACGTCACATGGATGTCACCTACATTATCTTGTGTAATGTGGATTGGTGGAATTAGACCTTCTGATATAATTAAG ATAATCCTCAACCACATTGAGTTGTCAAATCAACAACTTGAAAAAATTGAACTTTTGAAAGTCCAAACTATTGAACAAGAGAAAACTATTACATATCAAGTCAATACGTTGAAAGATGAGATATCAGAAATATTTGGAGGTAGCAAATTTGTCGATAGAGGTGATCATGAGGCTATGTCGAATTTCAAAAacaatatgtttaaacaaattg GCTGA
- the LOC139870267 gene encoding uncharacterized protein — protein sequence MRLRTDIDGVDQQQIRDFADWILKIGEGKINEPNDGEADVELPNEILLQTDGNSVDTIVNSTYPSVLDHLGDDEENDTWAQQVYSPEVLNGLKVPGVPNHKLTLKRGVPIMLLCNMDQSKGLCNGTRLIVERMGDHTIEARIITGHFFGNLTYIARMVIAPTDRKIAVKF from the exons ATGCGATTAAGAACTGATATAGATGGTGTTGATCAACAACAAATTAGGGACTTTGCTGATTGGATTCTAAAGATTGGTGAGGGAAAAATAAACGAGCCAAACGATGGTGAGGCAGATGTCGAATTACCTAATGAAATTTTGTTACAAACAGATGGAAATTCAGTAGACACAATAGTTAATTCAACATATCCTTCAGTCCTGGATCATCTTGGTGATG ATGAAGAGAACGACACTTGGGCTCAACAGGTTTACTCTCCTGAAGTTTTGAATGGACTTAAAGTCCCTGGTGTGCCTAACCATAAATTGACTTTGAAGCGTGGTGTGCCTATAATGTTGCTTTGTAACATGGATCAGTCAAAAGGTTTATGTAATGGTACCAGACTAATTGTAGAGAGGATGGGAGATCATACCATTGAAGCTCGAATAATTACTGGTCATTTTTTCGGGAACCTCACTTACATTGCACGAATGGTAATTGCACCTACGGATAGAAAGATTGCTGTCAAGTTTTAA
- the LOC139871837 gene encoding uncharacterized protein encodes MTDEQNVVYNTIVDAVYKDNGGLFFVYGYGGTGKTFVWKTLAAAIRSRGDIVINVDSSGIAALLLTGGRTAHSRFAIPINVLEDSFCSIKKNSDLAALLNKAKLIIWDEAPMMYRHCFEAFDRTMRDIIVSPNRSSPFCGKVVFCGDFRQILPVIQRGTQSEIVHASLHSSDL; translated from the coding sequence ATGACTGACGAACAGAATGTTGTGTACAATACAATCGTTGATGCGGTATATAAAGATAATGGTGGATTATTTTTCGTTTATGGATATGGTGGTACTGGAAAAACTTTTGTTTGGAAAACACTTGCAGCTGCTATTCGTTCTCGTGGAGACATTGTTATAAATGTAGACTCGAGTGGAATTGCAGCATTACTTCTCACTGGCGGTAGAACAGCACATTCAAGGTTTGCTATTCCTATCAATGTTTTAGAAGATTCTTTCTGTTCAATAAAGAAAAATAGTGACTTAGCCGCTCTGTTGAACAAAGCAAAGTTAATTATATGGGATGAAGCACCTATGATGTATAGGCATTGTTTCGAGGCATTTGATCGAACCATGCGTGACATTATAGTGTCTCCTAATAGATCATCTCCATTTTGTGGCAAAGTTGTTTTTTGTGGTGATTTCCGACAAATTCTTCCAGTTATACAAAGAGGAACACAATCTGAAATTGTTCACGCATCTCTACATTCTTCTGATTTATGA
- the LOC139870268 gene encoding cyanidin-3-O-glucoside 2-O-glucuronosyltransferase-like: MDSRDKSIKFHVVMLPWLAYSHISRFLAFAKRLTNHNFKIYLCSSQINFEYIKNNLEDKYSKSIEFVELNLPSSSDLPLHYHTTNGLPPHLKQTLTLDYEKCAPGFTTILENLRPHLVIYDFNQWWAADAASSLNIPTVEFVSGCAAMYSMVAHYSIKPLGEKFPFPEIYLKDHEIAHGKEVQGYFPVDNTNVTQGYAKTMKKSCEIVLVKSLWELEKKYIDYKNKVLGKKVLPAGPLIQESSLEVIDEHMEIFRWLDKKEESSVVFVSFGSEYLLSDNEIEDITHGLELSQVSFIWVIRFPKGIETSVEEVLPHGFLERLGERGLVIKNWAPQAKILSHLSTGGFVSHCGWGSCMESLRYGVPIIAMPMQFDQPYNARILESVGVGIDVGRGGDGRLKREEMAEMLRKVVVEDVGVNMKKKAMEMCVIVKKNMDDEVDKEIIESLVKLCEK, encoded by the exons ATGGATTCAAGAGACAAAAGCATAAAATTTCATGTGGTGATGCTACCATGGTTAGCTTACAGTCACATATCTCGTTTTCTTGCTTTTGCAAAGAGACTCACAAATCATAACTTCAAGATCTACCTTTGTTCATCCCAAATTAATTTCGAATATATCAAAAATAACCTTGAAGACAAATATTCAAAATCCATAGAATTTGTAGAACTTAATCTTCCATCTTCAAGTGATCTACCTCTTCACTACCATACAACAAATGGCCTCCCACCTCACCTTAAGCAAACTTTAACACTTGATTATGAAAAATGTGCTCCAGGTTTTACCACAATACTCGAAAACCTTCGCCCTCATCTTGTTATCTACGATTTCAATCAGTGGTGGGCTGCCGATGCTGCATCGTCTTTAAACATACCTACAGTTGAGTTTGTGAGTGGATGTGCAGCCATGTACTCTATGGTTGCCCATTACTCGATTAAACCATTAGGTGAAAAGTTTCCATTTCCCGAAATTTATCTTAAAGATCATGAAATTGCTCATGGTAAAGAGGTTCAAGGTTATTTTCCTGTGGATAATACGAATGTTACGCAAGGGTACGCCAAGACCATGAAAAAGTCTTGTGAGATCGTCTTGGTTAAAAGTTTATGGGAACTAGAAAAAAAGTATATTGATTat AAGAATAAGG TTCTTGGGAAGAAAGTGTTGCCTGCTGGACCATTAATTCAAGAATCCTCATTAGAAGTTATCGATGAGCATATGGAGATTTTTCGATGGTTAGATAAGAAGGAAGAGTCATCGGTTGTTTTTGTATCTTTTGGGAGCGAATATTTGTTATCTGATAACGAGATAGAAGACATAACTCATGGTTTGGAGCTTAGCCAAGTTAGTTTCATATGGGTGATAAGGTTTCCTAAGGGAATAGAAACTAGTGTTGAAGAAGTACTCCCTCATGGTTTTCTTGAAAGGTTAGGAGAAAGGGGATTGGTTATTAAGAATTGGGCCCCACAAGCGAAAATTTTGAGCCATTTGAGTACGGGAGGATTTGTTAGTCATTGTGGATGGGGTTCGTGTATGGAAAGTCTGCGTTATGGTGTTCCGATTATAGCGATGCCAATGCAATTTGATCAACCATATAATGCGCGAATTTTAGAAAGTGTTGGAGTTGGTATTGATGTCGGTAGAGGTGGAGATGGTAGGTTGAAGAGGGAGGAGATGGCAGAAATGTTGCGGAAAGTTGTAGTTGAGGACGTTGGTGTTAACATGAAGAAAAAGGCAATGGAGATGTGCGTGATCGTGAAAAAAAATATGGATGATGAAGTTGATAAGGAGATTATTGAGAGTTTGGTAAAACTTTGTGAAAAATAA